The Malus sylvestris chromosome 3, drMalSylv7.2, whole genome shotgun sequence genomic sequence ATCACAGTGTTTATATCCATAAAATTGTACTTGTGAAGATTTGCAATCTTGGCCCGTTGTAGCAAGCTATTTGTATTGTTTAAAATGTGGATTGCTTTGTTTTTAAAAGTTGAAATCTTTGTTGAAACCCTTCCTGCAATACTTTTAGTTGAAGTGATACATTATCTTGATATATCGTATTGGGATATGATGATGTGTTTTCTATATGTCGTCATGATACAAGACACGAGATTACAAATTTCGTTTACCTTTACTTGTGATGGtaacatgaaattcaaagccctGCTACCAAGTTTTTGCGTGTTTAGTCTATGATTCTGACTATTAATTGGGCTAGTCAATACTATGTCGTGAGTCATTATTATAGAGGATATTACTTGCTCATAGGCAATGGCTGCATGATGCCGAAGTTATGTTTTCAAATGGTGCGGAGATCAGTGATTTAGTATTAGGATAATCAAACCCCTTAACATGAAAACCGAATAAAGCTACATTGCTGATTCCTTTGTAGTTGTGCTAATTCTTACTTTGCCGTTTCCCTAAGTACAAacccaatttttgtttttgtctttttgatGTGATGACAAAACTGGTggaagtgtttgtttaatttcatATTGTGTGCATGATATCTGATCACAGTGTTCTTTCAATTGTCGCAGGCCACCTTCGATTGCCTCCTGAAGACTTATGGTTTCTTGACGCCTGAGTTCTGGAAAGAGACACGCTTCACCAGTTCTCCGTTCCAGGAGTTCACCGACTTTCTGGGAAAGCCAACTAAACCCCTTCTTATCGAAGATGTTGAGAAAGTAGAAGCCTAGTGTGAGAGATCCTAGTATTCCTTTAAAGATGAAATCTTGGTTTTGAGTTTTCTAGGTTTGAAGACATTAATATGTTGTCTTTTTTGTCTAAGAATTATTAACGTTTATAATTTGTCTTTCTTTGGTGGTAATTTTGATCTATGTCGGATTCAATCATGTTACCTTGCTGAAATTTTTGGATTTACAAGACCTCCGATACTTTTGTTCTGTTCTTTAAGCATTTGCCCCTTCTTACTAATGTGTTCATTTGCCTAGTAAGCCTTGTGTGGTGTTTCATACTAACTCTGTAGGACATAATATTTTGGTATGGAACACGCAATTTAAGGGAGGCAAACCTAAGGTCGGGGATTAAAAATACCACTATAGCATAGTACAATTCGCTCCCGTTAGTTTTGTTGCAGCATTATCCTTTTCTCAAAATTACATCATCGTGACCCTTATTTAAGTTAAAGATGAGCAAAGCATATGGTGAAGTTTTCTGAGATTGAAGATGGAGAAGCTTGGATTCGGTGGGATTTGGATtgattttagggaactttaacgaaaagcacccagtactgttcactttaacgaaaaatcacatttttacactaaaaagtcaatcttgttactattcattttacgctttattttgtccttatcattaaaactcaaagttttcaaacccttttcattagttttcctttgattttatgATGATGTTACAGGAGTTTCCTACTCCTTGCTAGTGACGTCTCCACAGGTTACTTAACACCCTTCCGTGGTCTCCGACACTTATAATCCCCCTTCCCTCCTGCAATGTGCTGAAGGACTTGCATGTTTGGTCATTAAGGGTCCGTTTGGTACGTTGTATAGGACATGTTATGAGCTTTTAAAATGGAATTAAATCTTAAGATCGTTGTTATGGGCTGCCATGGTTGATGGAGCTTTTGCAGGCCGAAATGAATTGATGTGTGTTTTGAGTTGGATTTGGGATATAGCCATGTCAATCATAGGTTTGAGCGTCATTTACAACATAGATAAGTAACCATTTTTCTATCTCTACACAATCGTGTTTATTCATATCACttaattcttctttttttcatttattcaattcaaaggTGTTGAAATGGAAAGTAgtaaatagggtaaaatatCACAAATAGAGTGAAATCTGTATTTGGTGGATTATCCTAAAATTTGAGAACTCCTTTCCACTGCGTCTGCCTCTGTTTAGCTGCAAAGGATCCCACAACCAAGAGTTTCCAAGAAAGATAAACTAAGACACGTGGCAACAACCCGTTGGCCATAATATTTATGTCGATAAGGAAGTGGATGATGGTCTTCCAAGAAACACAGACTCTTGCCACTTTGGACTTTAAACCAGCTCAGAATTCACTTCACTCATACTTCAAGTCAGATAGAACGATAGAGAGAGGCAAAAACTAAAAGCTAACATTTGCAGCGATGGCATCCATGACCATGACAGCCGCCTCATTCCTGACCGCAGGCTCAGCCTCAACCATCGCCAAACCTTCAACTTCCAGCCGCCGGAGCCTCGTCGTGGCCAAGGCCGCAGCCAGAACCTCAGAGGGGGAAACAAAGAAGGAAGGGAGCAGCAACAGCAGTGGAAGGAGGGACTTGATGTTTGCGGCTGCGGCTGCGGTGGCCAGCTCTCTTGCCAAGGCTGCCTTGGCGGATGAGCCAAAGAGGGGGACCAAAGAAGCCAAGGAGAAGTATGCTCCTGTTTGCGTCACCATGCCAACTGCTCGTATCTGTCGCAACTGAGGAAACCACTACGTActttcattttctttgattCAGTCCCGCATGGTGGTTGTATTATAATTGTCGTACAACTTTTGTATGATGCTCTTGTAATTTTTGTTGGGTCAACCCTGTTAATCTGCAagccttcttcctcttctcttATTACATGTTTATGTGACACAACGGTGCGAAATAGAGAGGCTGGTAGCTCAAGTAGTTAAAACGCCTCTAAACCAAGATCTTGAGTTAATATCGCTTTTATATTAAACAAACACCACCATATAGAGGTTCTGGAATCAAATTCACTATTTTAGGTACTGAAAAAAGATTAGTTCTATCGTCTAACTATGGAATTAAGATCCAATCCAATATTGCAAACCGAAGCGTTGGAAGCGCACGTCGCTTGATGAGAGAGAGACCGATGATATACAACTGTGATAGGCAAGTTTTATACCAGGTCCAGGTATGCCCAAAACACCTCAGTGAAGAAACAAACTGCGAGTATGTGCAACCCAGTAGTAAGGTCACACATACAAATCCTCCGTTGTCCAGCAGCTTCGCATAACATACATtctaacttcttttttttcttttggattgAGAGTCCGTCGAAAACATGTGAACAATCTAAACAGCCGAAAACCGAGATTTTATTAAACCATAACAATAACTAAGGATCAGGATTTTAGCCCGAATACAGGAAACACAATCCAAGCTAATTATACTACTCGGTCcaagaaaaatcacaagacgCAAAACTTTCATACAAAATAATTCCAAATCCAGTACCCCTAATTCGTTCCTTTTGTTACCGAAGAGTAACAGCTTGGAGAGAGAATCAGGGACATTGTCCATCATTCGCCTTGGCAACTTTGCCCGGCAGCATCAAAGACTGCAGAACACTGTTCGTTGCAAACTCATTGGCTTTTCCCATTTTTCTGGGAAACAACAAAATTGCGAATAACTTCCATTGCTAACTGGTGAGCATTCTTATTCTGCAGCTTTGCAAGCTCATCCACAGCTTCATACGTCTCCTTATCAGCAAAAAGTTTCAAGTTGTAACGTGCTGGTGACGCCTCTGGACCTTCCCATTTGTCAACCAACTCTTGAAGTTTCTCAAATCCCTGATAACAATACCAATTAGAGTCACAACCCTAGATTAAACCACCACCTTCATCATTGGAGGGCCTAAATATAATCCTATAATCTTATTTTACAACTTACCAAGCGGTTTGTGAAGTCGCCGAATGACTCTTTAGATTGTCGTTTACGTTTCCAATAATAAAACAAAGGTTCGAAAACCTTTTCAAGGTCTTGAACCTTGACCTTGTTCATGAAGGATTTTGCGATTGAGGTTTGATTGGGTGTTCCTCCAAGCCAGATCTATTTGAACAGAAGcagagaaatgaaaaaaaacgcTCAGTTGCTTTCTTGATAATCTGGACTTGAGCACGACCAATATTGCGACAGGTGTGCTGGAATTTGAATTACCTGATAGCTATTTGGACCATCACCAACTAGTCCAAGTTCAGCCATGTATGGCCTAGCACAACCATTAGGGCATCCGGTAATCCTTATAACTAGTGATTCATTGTACTTCAGACCAACCTGAAATCCAAAAGTAATATTTACCACATGCAATCTAATTCATTAACAATAAATGATCTTGATTTTCCACCTTTTGTTAGTGTTTAGTGGAACGTGCTTGTTATTATGGTAATACCTTCTCAAATACTGCTCGAACCCGCTTTAGAATGTCAGGTATACCTCGTTCAGCTTCAGTAATTGCCAGTGGGCATAGTGGGAAGGCTGGGCATGCCATGGCAGTTAAGTTGAGGGGGTCTACAAGCCTAGGATGCTGCCACAATTGGAACTGATCAGTATTATCCCCATCTCTGAAAAATCAGAACCtcagtacatttttttttttggggaaaagaATACCCAAAGAACATTTTTATAATAGACACAACAAGTCTCAAACAGTTCAAGTAAACTAAGAACAAATAAGTTAAACTAAGTTTTCTTAAGTCCCGATCACTCTCCGAGTTTAAAAGATTCAAACAGAATAAAGAAAGATATCCCATGAGATCAATGGAGCCTACACGATTTTACCCTCTAAATCCTATCATAAAATCATTTGCAGCATACTATATTAATGCAAAAAGCAGTAGAAGAATCAACATCTAACGCAAAATAATTCACAGCATCATTCCAGATGGACAGCATGGCAGGTGAATCAGACACGCCATCCTACTGAGTTGTAAAGGTTCACTTGGCAGTGAAATTTATTTCACAGATtaggagtaaaaaaaaaaaaaaaaacacatcttACCAGCAGCCCGGCTTTTGCAAGAACTGTGGTGATGGGACGCTTCCATGCACTGCGAATATCACATAATATGATGTTTTGGTTTGGTGTGAGCCTTATACTCAAATTATACTTTTCTATAACCTCTCTTAATGCCTGCTTCATAACTCCCCCAATCCGACCATTATCGACATGAAGCCCACAATAATAACTGCCGTCACCCTATCAAATAAAGATATAAATAGTCAGGACACAGCGCTTTGCGATATGAAACATAAGACGGAATCAAAGACATTCAATTCTATATGTGAAAACCAACAGAACGAACCTGCTTGTGCCATCCCAAGTGACCTTTGAATTCCCACTCCGGCAACTCACGGAAAGGCTCAAATTTCTTTCCGTAATACTGTTCCACTACACTTCTGAACTTTTCAATCCCCCATGAGCTGATCAAATATTTCATTCTACTATACCTCCGATCATCTCTTCTCCCATTTTCACGTTGTGTAACAACTATAGCCTTAATGGCATATAGGATATCCTCTTTAGGGATATAACCCAATGGCTCAGCTAGACGGGGAAAGGTGGATTCCATCCTATGTGTCCTTCCCATACCACCACCAACCTGCAGAGGAAATAATCAGAAATCATGTTTTGTGGAGAAAATTAGCTCAAATATAAACGTTAGAGCATAACTTCATCTTACATATAGGTTGAACCCTTGAGGCTCCCCCTTATCATCAGTAACAACCACAACACCAATATCATTTGTGAGAATATCCACTGAGTTGTCTGTTGGCACCGTAACTGCAACTTTAAACTTCCTGGGCAAGAACTGAGTTCCATAAATGGGCTCGGGTGAATCAGGGAAGTTTGTTCCATGAGTATTATCATTGCGGGCCTTTGTTACTTCAGGAGGCTCTGCGGTCAGGAACTTCTCTCCATCCACCCACACATCATAGTAAAATCCAGACTGTGGAGTCAGCAATGCTGCAATGTTCTCTGCAGTCTCCTGTGCACAAAGGTAATCCTTTCTTTGTATTGGAGCAGGAGGAGCAAGAACGTTTCTGTTAAGATCGCCACAGGCGCCAAGAGTTGAACCCATGCTTCTAATGATACTACTCATTACAGTCTTTAGATCCTTTTTCAGAACCCCATGGAGCTGAAACGTCTGTCTTGTGGTCAAACGAAGGGTACCAATTCCAAACTGATCGGCAAGATCATCCATGGTCAAGTACAGTTGGTTTGACACTTTCCCACAAGGGTTTTTGGTACGAAGCATAAACGAGTAGGACCTTCCACCACGTTCATCTCGGTTATATTGTTGATAACTCCCATGGAACTTAATGAGTTGTGTAGCAGCCTCATTAATGTTCGGGGCATCCgtcaaaatctcttcatcaagAGGGTATCGTATGAAATTGCTCTGTTCTTTGAATATCTCAACCTTACTCCGCTTCGTCTCAGGCTTTGCCGGCTGCAAAACACAGAACCTATGAAAACAAGCACATTTCCTATAAACAACTAACAACAAGCAATCTAACTAGCATTCGTTACGCATTTTCCCCTCGGGGCCTAATGTTTCGCCACCAATTGACGAAAACTCAAGAAAGTAATGCATTTGATGGAGATTTGATGAACTTAAATAATTTTTGTAATAATCAAGCATAAAAATAGCCAAAAAAATGCTTTTTACTTGTTCTCGTTTAAATTGAACAATTCGCAttaacccatgttttgataACTCGGTAAACAATTTTGACAGTGACGGCTGCAgtaatttacaaaattaaattcaaaTAATGAAAGCCCCAATCGGCCAAACATTTGAATCAAAGTGCTTAAATTGAACCACATTTTGGCTCAATCTCTCACAAAAGTACATTAATTTATCATCTTTCTTACAATTATTCATTTTCTCGCATTTTCTGAGCAAACAAACAGATGCCAAACAAAACAGAGGGAGGATCAGGTGTTCGAAAACGCACCGTAGCCACGGCTCGAATGAGcgaagaggaagaaaaggagGAGAGAGGCACGTGTCGGCTTCTGGTGAGGCCAAGCGAGTTTGTTGAGCGCAGCCCCTGGTACCTCCCAATCTGCACCTTCGGCTCCCCCAGAACCGCCGTGTTCGCACCTCCGAACGGCGTCGTCGTCATACCAACCAAAACGACTGCGCTTCGAGATGTTTAAgagttcagagagagagagagcgagagagcgagagagcgAGATATAAGCTGTTGAGTAGCGTTGTGGGGATTGAGTGGTGAAGGAAGTGGAGGCAAAAGCcgccttttctttttatttttttatttcgcACTATGAAATTTTTCtatattatttgtgtttttctAAGATTTTGTCGTACGCGCTGACGCGAAATTTCACGTGCCTACCACGGGAACTGAGGAGAGATGTTACGCGCCGGAGGCGGAGGAGTGGGGCGCGTGGAGTTTATCTTACAGAAATGCGAAAGCAGAGTTTGATACCTGGAC encodes the following:
- the LOC126614941 gene encoding sulfite reductase [ferredoxin], chloroplastic-like yields the protein MTTTPFGGANTAVLGEPKVQIGRYQGLRSTNSLGLTRSRHVPLSSFSSSSLIRAVATPAKPETKRSKVEIFKEQSNFIRYPLDEEILTDAPNINEAATQLIKFHGSYQQYNRDERGGRSYSFMLRTKNPCGKVSNQLYLTMDDLADQFGIGTLRLTTRQTFQLHGVLKKDLKTVMSSIIRSMGSTLGACGDLNRNVLAPPAPIQRKDYLCAQETAENIAALLTPQSGFYYDVWVDGEKFLTAEPPEVTKARNDNTHGTNFPDSPEPIYGTQFLPRKFKVAVTVPTDNSVDILTNDIGVVVVTDDKGEPQGFNLYVGGGMGRTHRMESTFPRLAEPLGYIPKEDILYAIKAIVVTQRENGRRDDRRYSRMKYLISSWGIEKFRSVVEQYYGKKFEPFRELPEWEFKGHLGWHKQGDGSYYCGLHVDNGRIGGVMKQALREVIEKYNLSIRLTPNQNIILCDIRSAWKRPITTVLAKAGLLHPRLVDPLNLTAMACPAFPLCPLAITEAERGIPDILKRVRAVFEKVGLKYNESLVIRITGCPNGCARPYMAELGLVGDGPNSYQIWLGGTPNQTSIAKSFMNKVKVQDLEKVFEPLFYYWKRKRQSKESFGDFTNRLGFEKLQELVDKWEGPEASPARYNLKLFADKETYEAVDELAKLQNKNAHQLAMEVIRNFVVSQKNGKSQ
- the LOC126614943 gene encoding photosystem II 5 kDa protein, chloroplastic-like, which codes for MASMTMTAASFLTAGSASTIAKPSTSSRRSLVVAKAAARTSEGETKKEGSSNSSGRRDLMFAAAAAVASSLAKAALADEPKRGTKEAKEKYAPVCVTMPTARICRN